The DNA sequence GAGGAAGTAGCCTTGGCCGCGGCGGACGCCGAGCAGCTTCAGCGTACGAAGCTCGGCCTCGGTTTCGATCCCTTCGGCCACGATCTGTGCGCTGGTTTCGCGGGTGTAGTGCAGCAGGGCGGAGATCAGCGCGCGGCGGGCAAGGTCGGCATCGACATTGCGGGTCAGGCTGATGTCCACTTTCACGAAATCCGGGCTCAGCTGGATGATGTGGCGCAGCGAGGAGTGCCCGGCCCCGGCATCGTCCACCGCGATGCGCAGACCGCGTTTGCGCAGCGGCGCCAGGCATTTCGTGAACAGGTCATAGTCTTCGATAATCGCGTGCTCGGTAATCTCAAGCACGATGCGGGACAGCGCAAGTCCGGAGAAGGCAGGCGCAAAAGCTGAATTGATCACGGTCTGCGGCGAAGCATTCACCGAGACATATTGATCAGCCGGCAGCACGTTCAGGGCCCGCACAGCATGACGGATAGCAGCAAGTTCCAGTTCGGCCGCAAGACCGACCTCTGCGGCTTCGGCAAACCAGATGTCGGGCGTGCGGTAAGGTTCGGCAGAAAAACGCGACAGTGCCTCGAAGCCTTTGGGCCGCATGTCGCCAAGGTCGACAATCGGCTGGTAAGCGATTTCGAACGCTCTCTCTTCCAGCACCGACTCGATGCGGATGCGCTTTTCCCGCATGATGCGTTCGGTGCGGTGATTGGCGTGGATCTGCTGCGTCGCGAGGTTTGCGAACAGGCGCATCGTTTCCAGGTCGCGGGAGTTCAGGCTGGTGGTTGGTTTCGGGCTCAGGCAGGCGAACATGCCGTAGATCGTGCCGTCTTCCAGATGGATCGGAATGGCGATGTGAGAGCCGATCGGCAGCGTGCGGGTGATCGGCAGGGATGCGGCCAGCTGGTTTTCCGACGTGTCCGGGATCATCTGCGGCAGGCGGCCGGCGACGATCAGGCCGCAATATCCTTCGTCCATGCTGCGGCTGGCGCCGGCGCGGATCAGGTGTTCGTATCCGGGCGCATCGACGTTGCGGTACACAACCCGGCCATTCACGAATTGAGACAGGTAAGCCACCGGCATATCGAGGTGCTCGCGGATCGCCCTCAGAGAGGATTCGATGATCTGCGGCGAGGTCTCCGATGGACCTTTCAACATGGATGGATCGAGTTGGAATGCGTTCATCAGTGCCCTCCCGGCGAGCGCCTGGTAATAAAGTAAATCCCCCTGCCGTCCTGGCAGCTCCCGGGAAACATAATCAGCCACTTTTAATCAAGCTGTGCCGGAAATGGGGGAATTCAGCCGGGTGAGTTGCCGACTTGGAAACCATGAGGCGCTAAGACAAACTCAGAGCGGATTTGGGGGCTTCAGGTGACGCCAGCGTCTTTCCAGGCCTCTTTCGGCCAGCGGCGGTGTTGCCAGAACCACTGGCCGGGATGAGCGCGGACCTGCGCCTCAAGGAAGGTGTTGATGCGTGTCACCGAGCGAAGGATGTCGGCATCGGTGTCGCCAGTATCCTCCGGCACATAGGGCTCGTGGAATTCGATGTGGAACCGGGCCGGGCCGGTGCGGACGGTTGAGACCAGGACGATCGGCACCTGGTATTTCAGGGCAAGGCGGGTGGGTCCCGGCGCGGTCATCGCCTCACGGCCGAAGAAGGGGACAGCGATACCTTCATTGAATTTCTGGTCGTTCATCAGCGCGATGGGAGAGCCCTTCGCCAACGCCCGCATCAATTCGCGTGTGCCGATGCCTTTCGGGGCATTGATCGCCGTGCCGTAATCCTGGCGCAGCTTTGAAATGCGGCGGTCGATATGCGGATTGTTGAGCGCCCGGTAAGTCATCACCGCCTGCGGGATGCGTTTGGTGATCGCCGCCGGCATGATTTCCCAATTGGCGAAATGCCCGGAGACGAACACCGCGCCCTTGCCGCTGTCGCGGATGCGGTCGAGAATATCGAGGCCTGTGATCTCCACCCGGCCAGAGGTGTACGGATCGATCTTCGGGAGGTGAGGCAGCTCGCCCGCCGTCCGCCCGGCTGATTCCCAGGCAGCGAGGGCCGTTTCTTCTACCTTCTCCTCGGACCAGTCAGGAAACGCCATCTTGAGATTGCGCCGCATCGTCTTGTGCTGGGACAGCCGGGGCCCGATCCTGCGCAGCAGCCACGCGCCGAAATTCGAAGCGCGGTCAGGCCCCATCGCCTTGACCGGTGCCCAATAGATCCAGTCCCATGCAAAGGTTTCCAGCCGCCACTGGATCCGCTGCCAGAAGCTGGCGCGATTATCGATGTCCTTGGGGCGGACATATCCTGTCTTCTGCTGCGGATCGCTCATACTACTTCCGGACCGAGAATAGGGGCGAGGAGCGCGTCGAGCGCTGCCTCATCCTCAAAGCGGGCTGTGACGGGGAACACAAGAATGCGCCCGCGTGCCTCCGCAGGCAAGCGCACATGGTCTTTTGAGGTCGTAATCAGGCGTGCGCCGCGGCTTTCGGCGAGATCCTGGAGGAATTTCAGATCGTTCTTTGTGTAGGCATGATGGTCGCCATAGGGGATGGAGTCCTGCAGGTCGGCGCCTGCTTCAGTCAGGCTGTCGAAGAATTTCACAGGCCGGCCGATCCCGGCAAAGGCCACCAATGGCCCCTCCGGCACATCCCCGGCAGGGACCAGCCCGGCCCGGACCACCGGCAGGCGGGATTTCTGCACCGCCGACAATTCCTTGCCTTCGCCCATCAGGATCACGCCATTTGCGCGCGCCAGCCCATCGGCGACGGGTTCCCGCAGCGGTCCCTTCGGCAGGACATGTCCATTCCCGAACGGCGCGGCGGCGTCGATCACGATGAGGGAAAGGTCCTTGGCGACAGACGGGTTCTGGTGGCCGTCATCCATCACGATCAGCTGCACGCCGTCGGTGGCCATCGCGCGCGCGGCGTCGGCGCGGTCTTTCCCGATCCAGGCTTCTCCCGTTGCAGCCAGCATCAGCGGTTCATCGCCCACGTCGGCGGATGTGTGGCTGGCAGGGTCGACTTTCAGCGGACCCTGCAGTTTGCCGCCATAGCCCCGGGACAGGCTTGCAGCACGCAGACCTGCCTCAGTGGCCCGGCGCCGGATCGCTTCGACCACCGGGGTCTTGCCAACGCCGCCGACCGTGAGATTGCCCACGCAGACAATCCGTGCCGGGATGGCTTCCGGTTCTGCGCGGGCCAGCTTGCGGCGGATGCCGATCGTGTAAAGCGCCGACAGCGGGGTCAGCAACAGACGGGTAATTGGCGCGGCGCCCCGGGATTTCGGATCAAGGCCGGCCGACCAGAAATGCGGCGCCTTCATTCCAGCAGCCCCTTTTCCGGGAGGAGCGAACGGATCGCCTCCAGCGTTGCCTGCATGGGGGCGTCGGCCTCGTATTCCAGCAGGTCGAGCGAGGAACTGGAAGGTGGCGCCATGGTGACCAGCGCCCGGCCAATGGCTTTCGGTGTCTTGAGCATGCGGATCAGGCCGCGCTCGGACAGGTCTTCCATCATGTCGGCAAAATTGAAGACGTCCGGGCCGGAGACGACAGGCTTTCCAAGGCGGATCGGTTCCAGCGGGTTGTGTCCACCGACATTCGGCGTGTGCCCGCCGCCGAGATAGACCGCATCGGCAAGGCGGAACCAGATCCCCATCTCGCCCATCGTATCGGCGAGGAGGACGCGGGTGTGCAGGTTCGGGGCTTCACCGCGCGACCGCCGGGCGAACGGGATGTTGCGGGCGCGCAGCAGGTCCTCGATTACCGACCCGCGCTCCGGATGGCGTGGTGCGATGATGAGGGCGGCATCCGGCGCCGCTTTCATCGCATCGAGGAACAGGACCTCTTCGCCATCGTGCGTGGAGGCGGCGAGGTAGCATTTGCGCAGGCCCTTGAAGCCCTCATGCATCCGGCGCAACTCGACGTCATTCGCGGAGGGCGGCGGCAGGGCGGATTTCAGATTGCCCGTGCAGACCACGGGTTTTCCCATCAGATTCGCAAGCCGGCGGGCCGTATCCTCATCTGCGGCGAGCACGGTGTCGAACCGGCCGACCAGCGCGCGGAAGGTCTGATGGAAGCGCTGCCAGCCCTGCGCCGATTTTTCCGTCATGCGGGCATTGACCAGCGCGCGTTTCGCGCCCGCCTTTTCCGCCTCCAGGATCAGGTTCGGCCAGATCTCGCCTTCGCCGAAAATACAGAGGCTGGGTTTCCAGTGGCGGATGAACCGGCGGGCCGCGGCGGGCGTGTCGACCGGGGCCATTGTGTAGACGGCATTGTCCGGCAACATCGGTCCCATCAGCCGGGCGGAGGTCTGTGTCTGGCTGGTGAACAACAGCATCAGGTCCGGCCGCTCGTCCAGCAGGCGGTTGCCGAGTTCCAGCAGCAGACGGCTTTCACCGACGCTGGCGCCGTGCAGCCAGACCAGCACGCCATTGTTGCGCAATACGGGCAGGCGCCGGGCCATCCGCTCGTCGCGGCGCGAGAAGTCTTCCTTGCCCTGTTTGACCCGCGCGCTCAGCACGAAGCCGAGAAAAGGCGATAGCGCGCTGGTCAGGACGCGATACACGTGCAGCGCAAAAGTCATCTGGAAGCGGGATCCGTTTCTGTTTCCGGTAAGCGGCCGCACAGCATATCAGCCCGGCGGGTCGCTTCATCAAGTCGTGCCTGCAATTCTGAACGCAAGGCCTCGGGCTCTGCGGAGCGTGGGGCGTCAATTGGCGCTGCCAGTACGATCGCACCCCGGGTGAACGGAAACGGGATGATGAACCGGTCCCACGTCTTCAGCCGCCAGCAGGGCGTGATTGACAGGGCATAGGGCACAATCGGCGCGCCGGCCCGCTGGGCGATCATGACGGCGCCGGGGCTGACCTGTTCGGCCGGGCCACGGGGGCCATCCGGTGTGATGCAGACCGCACTGCCGCTTTTCAGCAGGCGGGCGGCTTCGGCGATGGCGCGGGCGCCGCCCTTGTCCTTGCGCTTTTTCTTGTTCGCTGCCGAGCCGCGGATGGCGTGCAGGTGGAGGTGGTCGATCGCCCGGGCCACGGCTTCGCCGTCCGGCGATAGCGAGATCAGCATCGCCGCTCTGTTCACGCGATCATTCCAGCTGCGGATGAAGCGGATCCAGCCCGTTGGCAGGATCATGATCCGGGAGTGCCAGGACGCGACGACAACGCCGTCATTGTCCCGCCAGGCCTGTCGGGCGGCAGGATCCACCTCGACCGTCCAGCGGACTGTGTGGGCCACCAGGGCCATCCATGCCCAGATCAGGCGTCCCAGGAGGGCGGCAACGATGGGGGAGCGGAACAGGGATTTCATCGCGCGGCTTATAGCGTGCTTTGCTGAGGGGACCACGCATTGTCTCAGGTGGTCTCTCGGGAAAACGAAATGAGGGAACGGAAATGGTGGGCGATACAAGGTTCGAACTTGTGACCCCTGCCGTGTGAAGGCAGTGCTCTACCACTGAGCTAATCGCCCGTTCCGGAAAAAATCGGGGTTAATCTGCCTGAGTCGCAAGGTCAAGCGCGGAAAGCTGAAGCATGTGCATCGGCATTCTGTCCCCCAATCGGACTACATTGTCCCGAGAGTTTTGTGACAGGCGCGTCATAGCTGCTATGCAAAGATATGCTGCAATGCATGGTTTTGAGGCCGAAAATCCGAACGGCAATTACGGCGAGAATGAGGCTGTCACCTATCTACGGGACAGGCGTGGTGTAAGGGATTTACGCTTTGGTACAGGAACAGCGTAAACATTGGCTGCCAGATTACGTAATATGAACGGACGTTCAGAATGAACATTTGTTCATCGAGTAACATTACGTTGGTTTCATTTGAAATAGGTCTTGAGATTGCGCGCCAACATTGTCATTTTGCAGTCACACGAGACGAGCCAACAACGGTTCGCAGAAATACAGATCCTAAGAAGGACAGGCAGGGGCTTTTAAAGCCCTGAATAACAAAAACGCCTGGAGAGAGAGAAAATGAAAGACTGGTGTGACGAAGAAGGCGCAAAGCGCCTGCGTGAAAAGATTGCTGCCTATTGGGCCGAGCGTGGCTATGAAGTGGATGTCGACCTTGTCGATGCTGGCTTCGTACCTGCCATGCGCAGCGCCCGGACCGACGTGCGCAGCAACATGATCAACGGTATGCCCCGCCGCCGGATCAATCCGGATGCGTCGGCTGCACGTCCGAGCTATCGCCCGCGCGCTGAAGCCACGGCCTGATTGATCAGGCGCGAAAGCGCCTCAGGTAATTGAGAATAGTGCGAAACGACCGCGTCCGCGCCAATCGCTTCCACTGACTCGGTTTCATAGCCAAATGGCACAAATACGAAGGGCAGTCCGGCATTCCGGGCTGCCCTTTCGTCTGTGCGGCTGTCTCCCACCATGATAGCCCGGACCGGATCCCCGCCGGCGGCGTGTATCGCGCGCACGATATGGTCCCCGTCGGGCTTCTTCGACGGAACGCTGTCGGCACCGATGATGGCGGCAAAGCGGGGCGCCAGCCCCAGCGCGTCCAGAAGTTTGTCGGAGAGATCCTGCTTCTTGTTGGTGCAGACCGACAGGATGGCGCCGTCGGCTGCGAGGCCATCCAGGATTTCCGGCACCTTGTCGAAGGGGCGGGACCCGATCGCGATGTGTTCTGAATAGTACACAAGGAAGCGCGCGAAGAGGCCCTCCAGTTCGGCGTCCGACGGCGTCAGACCCTGATGCGCCATGCCTGTCCGGATCATGGCCTTGGCGCCATGGCCGATCATTCCGGCAACAGTCTGCAGGTCCACAGTCTCAAGCCCGGCATGGTCCAGGACATGGTTTAGGGCGTTCAGAAGGTCCGGCGCGGTATCTACCAGCGTCCCGTCCAGATCGAACACCACGGTCCAGCCGTCTAGCCATCCTGTCATCGCTGCTCCAATTCCCGCTCGCCCCTCGCCTTGAATCGGCCTTTGATCTAGGCGAATGGGCAGAAGAAAGCGAGAGGGCCCTGTCATGAGCCAGACTGCCAGATCCCGCGCCGCGGTAATTCTCGCCGCCGGCAAGGGCACGCGGATGAAATCGAGCCTGCCCAAGGTGATGCACCCGGTCGGTGGACGCCCCATGGTGGATTGGTCGGTCGACCTGGCCCGCAGGGCGGGCTGTACCGAAATCGTGGTCGTCTGCCAGCCTTCTCAGGGGCTGCTGATCGAACATGTTGCACGCCTGCCCGGAGACATTCAGGTCGCCTTTCAGGATCCGCCCGAGGGCACCGGCCATGCCGTGCGTTGTGCAGCCGATGCGCTTACCGGATTTCAAGGGGATCTTGTCGTGCTTTACGGGGACTCCCCGCTGGTTCCGGCAGACGCCATTGAGGAACTCTTTGCGTCGCTGGAGGAGGGCGCCACGGTCGGCGTGCTGGGGTTCGATACGCATGATCCGGGTCTCTATGGCCGCCTGATCACATCAGGCCATGGTGAGCTGGAAGCGATTGTCGAGGCGCGGGAAGCGACGCCGGAGCAGCTGCTGGTCACGCTCTGCAATTCCGGGGTCATGGCAGCTGGCGCGGAAGACATGTTCCGGCTGCTCGAAAAGGTGACGAACGACAATGCCAAGGGCGAATATTACCTGACCGACCTGGTCGGGCTGGCCCGGGGCGAAGGTAAGCGCTGTCAGGCGGTCCGCTGCGATGAAGGAGACCTGATCGGCTGTGATTCCAAGGCAGACCTTGCCGAGGCCGAAGCGATTTTTCAGGCGCGCCGGCGCCGGGAAGCCCTGGACAGCGGGGTGACGCTGATCGCGCCGGATACGGTGTTCTTCGCCTACGATACCGTGATTGAGCCGGACGTGGTGATCGAGCCGAACGTCGTTTTCGGACCCGGTGTGACCATCCGGTCCGGCGCGCAGATTCGTGCGTTCAGCCATCTCGAAGGCGCACAGGTCGGCCAGTTCGCGTCCGTCGGGCCATTTGCGCGGCTTCGCCCCGGCGCAGTGCTGGATCAGTCGGCATTTGTCGGAAATTTCGTTGAAGTGAAGAACGTGCATATGGCCGAAGGCGCCAAGGCGAGCCATTTGTCTTATCTGGGCGATGGCGAGATCGGCGCCGGCGCAAATATCGGAGCGGGCACAATCTTCTGCAATTATGATGGCTTCTTCAAATACCGCACGACCATCGGAGAGGGCGCGTTCATCGGGTCCAATTCCGCACTGGTGGCACCAGTGACCATCGGCGAGGGCGCGATTGTCGGAAGCGGCAGCGTCGTCACGAAAGATGTGACGGCCGGTGCGCTGGCCGTCGCGCGGGGAAGACAGATTGAACGCGAAGGCTGGGCGACGGTGTTCCGCGAGAAAATGACGGCAAAGAAGGCCGACACGAAAAAGGGCTGATCATGGCGAATGAGCTGGAAAAGCAGAACGCGGCAGCCGTGGCGATGGAGTTCGTCGAAGATGGCATGACCATCGGCCTTGGCACCGGCTCAACCGCGAAATACTTCGTCGAGATGCTGGCCGAAGAAATTGCTGACGGTCTGATCGTGCGGTGCATTGAGACCAGTGAGCGGACCCGCCGGCAAGCGGAAAGCCTGGGCATTCCCCTGATCCCGTCCGAACAGGTCGAGCGGATCCACCTGACCGTCGATGGCGCCGACGAGGTGGATGAGCATGGCTTCCTCATCAAAGGCGGCGGCGCCGCCCTGTTGCGGGAAAAGATTATCGCCAATGCTTCCGATCACATGGTTGTGATTGCCGACCCGTCAAAACAGGTCGATCGCCTCGGCAAGTTCCCCCTGCCGGTGGAGGTGGCGCCCTTCGGCTACACCATCACCGCGAAGAAAGTTTATGACGCGCTCTGCTCCAGCGGAATCGACCGCCCCCGCGTGGAATTGCGTGCCCAGCCGGGCGGCAGGCTGGTTTCGACCGATGGCGGAAACTACATCCTGGATTGCCATTGCCAGAAAATTCCCGATGCCGAATCCCTGGCTGTGCGCCTCTCCGGCGTGCCGGGGGTCGTCGAACACGGATTGTTTATCGGTATCGCCCGGACGGTCATTATCGGCAATGAGTCCGGGGCCACAGTGTTTGAATTCTGAGCCTGCGCGCCCATATCCGACCGCAGACACGCACACGACTTCCAAGGAAATGACTTATGGCTGAGCACGCTTATGACTTCGACCTGTTCGTGATCGGAGGCGGCTCTGGCGGAGTGCGCGCGGCCCGCATTGCCGCGATCACCGGCGCCCGCGTCGGCCTGGCGGAGGAATACCGCATGGGCGGCACCTGCGTGATCCGCGGCTGCGTGCCCAAGAAGTTCATGGTCTATGCCAGCCAGTACGGCAAGGATATCGCGAAGGCCGCAGGGTATGGCTGGCGCGTGGGGGATGTCTCGTACGATCACGGAACATTCGCTTCCGCCATGCATGCTGAAGTGGACCGCCTGTCGGGCATCTATTTCCGTAATCTCAAGAATGCCGGCGTGGACATTTTCGAAGAGCGCGCCGAATTCGTCGATGAACACACGCTGCGCCTGAAGAAGAGCGGCAAGACGATCACCGCGGAAAAGATCCTGATCGCCGTGGGCGGTACGCCGTGGCGGCCCTCGCCCGAAGACCTGCCGGGGGTGGAGCACACGATCACCTCCAATGAGGTGTTCCAGCTGGAAGACCTGCCGAAACATGTCGTCATTGCCGGCGGCGGTTATATCGCGGTGGAGTTCGCGCATATCTTTGCCGGCCTCGGCGTGCCGACCTGCCTTGTCTATCGCGGCGAGGAAGTGCTGCGCGGGTTTGATGCGGATGTCCGCACGGCGGTGCATGAGGGCCTGAAGGAGGCCGGTGTGCGGGTCGTCACCGGCGCCGTGTTCGACGCCATCGAGAAACGCGACGGCGAAGACCTGCCGCTGCACATCACGCTTTCCAACGGCAACCATATTGATGCCGATGTCGTGCTGATGGCGGTCGGACGCCGCCCGAACACGGAAGGACTTGGCTGTGATGCCGCCGGAGTTGAGCTGGACGGCAATGGCGCCGTCAAAGTGGATGAGTGGTCAAAAACCAATGTCGGCAGTGTCTGGGCCGTCGGCGACGTGACGGACCGCGTTGCGCTGACGCCGGTGGCTATTCGCGAAGGCCACGCCTTCGCCGATACCGAGTTCGGCGGCAATCCCTGGCATTTCGATCATTCGGATATCGCGACGGCGGTCTTCTCCCAGCCGGAAGTCGGCACGGTCGGCCTCAGCGAGGCCGATGCCCGCAAGGCCTATGGTGCCGACATCGATATCTACAAGACGAAATTCAAGCCGATGAAGAATGCCCTGAATGGCGACACCAGCCGTGTACTGATGAAGTTGGTCGTGCGGGCGTCAGATCAAAAGATGCTCGGTGTCCACATGGTTGGCGACGATTCCGCCGAAGTTATTCAGGTGATTGGCATCGCCATCAAGATGGGTGTGACCAAGCCGGACTTTGACCGAACCTGCGCCGTCCACCCGTCCGTTGCGGAAGAATTGGTGACCATGCGCACGAAGTGGGTACCGGAGGTGGCGAGCAACGCCTAGTGCGTCTCGTCGCAAAGCTCTTTCAGTTCCAGCGCGATCGTCTTCAGGCTTTCGCGGATCTGTTTGAGCCCGCCGCCACGCCCGGAATGAATGACCAGCTGCTTCCAGGTCGGATGGCCTTCCTGCGGCGGCTTCACCGCCAGGTGCTTTGATCGCGGCAGGGCAGACTTCAGCAAGGCCTTCGACAGCGGGAAGCCGGCGGCATCGTCGAATATGCCGTTGCGGGCATCGGCTTCGAAGGTCGACTGCTCTGACCGGCTGACGGCGTTGAACAGAACCGACAGGGCCGGGCGCTTGCCGACGGGGATCTGCGTCCGCAGCACCTGGTTCAGCAGTTTCACGCCGCGCAGGGAATAGATGTCGGTGTGCATCGGCGCCAGCACGCGGTCGGCCGCTTCCAGCGCGCAGCGCGTCAGGAAGGTCGCGTTCGGATTGGTATCGAACACGATCAGGTCGTATTCGCTGCGATAGAAGTCCACCTGCCGCAGGAAGTGGCGCTTGATCTGCTCAAGGGCGGCATTGTCGGTGGCGAACGCGTATTTCGAAATCTCGAACTGGCCCGAGATGATGTCGAACCGGCCCGGCGGGCTGTTGCCCTCCGCCATGATGTCGTGGACGAGATAGTTGCGGGCCACCGGTGCGAACGGTTCTGTCGACAGGTCCAGCCAGTGCTCGGCCGGGCTCTCTGCATTGCGGGTGTGCAGGCGGGAGCGCTCGAACAGCGAGATGACCGACTTGTCCGCCGCCGCGCTCTCATCGGCCACGTCCATCTCATAGAAGGTCTGGGTCAGATTGTATTGCGGGTCGAGGTCGATCAGCAGGATGCGGCCGCCAGCCATGGCGTGCCAGGCGCCGAAGACCTGCGCCGAGACGGTGGTCTTGCCGACACCGCCCTTCAGATTCATCACGGCGATGACGGGGCACTTCTTCTTGTAGGCGTCCAAGGTCTGCTGGACGAGCTGCTCCAGACCGTCCGGCGTGGTGCTGGACAGGCGCAGGTGCGGCTGGACTTCCTGTTTGAAGAAGCCGTTCATCCGCGCTTTGTCGATCTGGTAGGGGATCAGCGGCAGGCCGCGGGCCTTGGCACGCTCGATATCCTGGCGCACGGCCTTTGATCGTACGGACGTGGCCGAGACCAGCACAATCATCGCGAAGGCATCGTCGATGTCGCGATTGTTACGTTCGCGGTCGTTTTGGTCGTCCGGCGCGAATTTGACAGGGATCGACTCCGCCCGCATCGCTTCGTGAAGCTTCAGCAGGTCGTCGAGGTCCAGCGTAGAGTGGGCGATGTAGACGTGAGACATGATCTCCCGGCGGTCCCTTCAGGCTTGCCTCAGGCGTTCTGTAACTAAGATGAGGCGGGGTGATTCCGCCACACTTGTGCTGTGAAATTATGGTGAAACTTGAGCGATCGCCTGCCATGTGATTAATGCGGCCATCAATGGAGCGTAAGATGAGCAACTGGACCCCTTCCGACTGGCGCGAACTGCCGGCGAAGCACATCCCGGAAGATTACCCGGATACTGCAGCACTTGCTGCAGCAGAGGACCGTCTGCGCTCATTTCCGCCGCTGGTTTTTGCCGGAGAAGCCCGACGCCTGAAAACCCGCCTTGGCGAGGTTGCGGCCGGGAACGCCTTCCTGCTGCAGGGCGGTGACTGTGCCGAGAGCTTCAAGGAATTCCATCCGGACAACATCCGCGACACGTTCCGCGTGATTCTGCAGATGGCTGTCGTGCTGACCTTCGCCGCCGCCAAGCCGGTGGTGA is a window from the uncultured Hyphomonas sp. genome containing:
- the glmU gene encoding bifunctional UDP-N-acetylglucosamine diphosphorylase/glucosamine-1-phosphate N-acetyltransferase GlmU, coding for MSQTARSRAAVILAAGKGTRMKSSLPKVMHPVGGRPMVDWSVDLARRAGCTEIVVVCQPSQGLLIEHVARLPGDIQVAFQDPPEGTGHAVRCAADALTGFQGDLVVLYGDSPLVPADAIEELFASLEEGATVGVLGFDTHDPGLYGRLITSGHGELEAIVEAREATPEQLLVTLCNSGVMAAGAEDMFRLLEKVTNDNAKGEYYLTDLVGLARGEGKRCQAVRCDEGDLIGCDSKADLAEAEAIFQARRRREALDSGVTLIAPDTVFFAYDTVIEPDVVIEPNVVFGPGVTIRSGAQIRAFSHLEGAQVGQFASVGPFARLRPGAVLDQSAFVGNFVEVKNVHMAEGAKASHLSYLGDGEIGAGANIGAGTIFCNYDGFFKYRTTIGEGAFIGSNSALVAPVTIGEGAIVGSGSVVTKDVTAGALAVARGRQIEREGWATVFREKMTAKKADTKKG
- a CDS encoding lysophospholipid acyltransferase family protein; this encodes MSDPQQKTGYVRPKDIDNRASFWQRIQWRLETFAWDWIYWAPVKAMGPDRASNFGAWLLRRIGPRLSQHKTMRRNLKMAFPDWSEEKVEETALAAWESAGRTAGELPHLPKIDPYTSGRVEITGLDILDRIRDSGKGAVFVSGHFANWEIMPAAITKRIPQAVMTYRALNNPHIDRRISKLRQDYGTAINAPKGIGTRELMRALAKGSPIALMNDQKFNEGIAVPFFGREAMTAPGPTRLALKYQVPIVLVSTVRTGPARFHIEFHEPYVPEDTGDTDADILRSVTRINTFLEAQVRAHPGQWFWQHRRWPKEAWKDAGVT
- the lpxK gene encoding tetraacyldisaccharide 4'-kinase produces the protein MKAPHFWSAGLDPKSRGAAPITRLLLTPLSALYTIGIRRKLARAEPEAIPARIVCVGNLTVGGVGKTPVVEAIRRRATEAGLRAASLSRGYGGKLQGPLKVDPASHTSADVGDEPLMLAATGEAWIGKDRADAARAMATDGVQLIVMDDGHQNPSVAKDLSLIVIDAAAPFGNGHVLPKGPLREPVADGLARANGVILMGEGKELSAVQKSRLPVVRAGLVPAGDVPEGPLVAFAGIGRPVKFFDSLTEAGADLQDSIPYGDHHAYTKNDLKFLQDLAESRGARLITTSKDHVRLPAEARGRILVFPVTARFEDEAALDALLAPILGPEVV
- a CDS encoding lysophospholipid acyltransferase family protein, which codes for MKSLFRSPIVAALLGRLIWAWMALVAHTVRWTVEVDPAARQAWRDNDGVVVASWHSRIMILPTGWIRFIRSWNDRVNRAAMLISLSPDGEAVARAIDHLHLHAIRGSAANKKKRKDKGGARAIAEAARLLKSGSAVCITPDGPRGPAEQVSPGAVMIAQRAGAPIVPYALSITPCWRLKTWDRFIIPFPFTRGAIVLAAPIDAPRSAEPEALRSELQARLDEATRRADMLCGRLPETETDPASR
- a CDS encoding HAD-IA family hydrolase, whose product is MTGWLDGWTVVFDLDGTLVDTAPDLLNALNHVLDHAGLETVDLQTVAGMIGHGAKAMIRTGMAHQGLTPSDAELEGLFARFLVYYSEHIAIGSRPFDKVPEILDGLAADGAILSVCTNKKQDLSDKLLDALGLAPRFAAIIGADSVPSKKPDGDHIVRAIHAAGGDPVRAIMVGDSRTDERAARNAGLPFVFVPFGYETESVEAIGADAVVSHYSQLPEALSRLINQAVASARGR
- a CDS encoding EAL domain-containing protein, encoding MNAFQLDPSMLKGPSETSPQIIESSLRAIREHLDMPVAYLSQFVNGRVVYRNVDAPGYEHLIRAGASRSMDEGYCGLIVAGRLPQMIPDTSENQLAASLPITRTLPIGSHIAIPIHLEDGTIYGMFACLSPKPTTSLNSRDLETMRLFANLATQQIHANHRTERIMREKRIRIESVLEERAFEIAYQPIVDLGDMRPKGFEALSRFSAEPYRTPDIWFAEAAEVGLAAELELAAIRHAVRALNVLPADQYVSVNASPQTVINSAFAPAFSGLALSRIVLEITEHAIIEDYDLFTKCLAPLRKRGLRIAVDDAGAGHSSLRHIIQLSPDFVKVDISLTRNVDADLARRALISALLHYTRETSAQIVAEGIETEAELRTLKLLGVRRGQGYFLGRPSINAFGDLKAEAREA
- the gor gene encoding glutathione-disulfide reductase, which codes for MAEHAYDFDLFVIGGGSGGVRAARIAAITGARVGLAEEYRMGGTCVIRGCVPKKFMVYASQYGKDIAKAAGYGWRVGDVSYDHGTFASAMHAEVDRLSGIYFRNLKNAGVDIFEERAEFVDEHTLRLKKSGKTITAEKILIAVGGTPWRPSPEDLPGVEHTITSNEVFQLEDLPKHVVIAGGGYIAVEFAHIFAGLGVPTCLVYRGEEVLRGFDADVRTAVHEGLKEAGVRVVTGAVFDAIEKRDGEDLPLHITLSNGNHIDADVVLMAVGRRPNTEGLGCDAAGVELDGNGAVKVDEWSKTNVGSVWAVGDVTDRVALTPVAIREGHAFADTEFGGNPWHFDHSDIATAVFSQPEVGTVGLSEADARKAYGADIDIYKTKFKPMKNALNGDTSRVLMKLVVRASDQKMLGVHMVGDDSAEVIQVIGIAIKMGVTKPDFDRTCAVHPSVAEELVTMRTKWVPEVASNA
- the rpiA gene encoding ribose-5-phosphate isomerase RpiA translates to MANELEKQNAAAVAMEFVEDGMTIGLGTGSTAKYFVEMLAEEIADGLIVRCIETSERTRRQAESLGIPLIPSEQVERIHLTVDGADEVDEHGFLIKGGGAALLREKIIANASDHMVVIADPSKQVDRLGKFPLPVEVAPFGYTITAKKVYDALCSSGIDRPRVELRAQPGGRLVSTDGGNYILDCHCQKIPDAESLAVRLSGVPGVVEHGLFIGIARTVIIGNESGATVFEF
- a CDS encoding glycosyltransferase N-terminal domain-containing protein, whose amino-acid sequence is MTFALHVYRVLTSALSPFLGFVLSARVKQGKEDFSRRDERMARRLPVLRNNGVLVWLHGASVGESRLLLELGNRLLDERPDLMLLFTSQTQTSARLMGPMLPDNAVYTMAPVDTPAAARRFIRHWKPSLCIFGEGEIWPNLILEAEKAGAKRALVNARMTEKSAQGWQRFHQTFRALVGRFDTVLAADEDTARRLANLMGKPVVCTGNLKSALPPPSANDVELRRMHEGFKGLRKCYLAASTHDGEEVLFLDAMKAAPDAALIIAPRHPERGSVIEDLLRARNIPFARRSRGEAPNLHTRVLLADTMGEMGIWFRLADAVYLGGGHTPNVGGHNPLEPIRLGKPVVSGPDVFNFADMMEDLSERGLIRMLKTPKAIGRALVTMAPPSSSSLDLLEYEADAPMQATLEAIRSLLPEKGLLE